One genomic segment of Falsiruegeria litorea R37 includes these proteins:
- a CDS encoding trimethylamine methyltransferase family protein: MTQLATAPRARSGGRQARRALRTAPKFDMLPGLTGKIPLCEVMDGAQVERIDNASMDILENVGVQFRDPIALEDWKKAGAKVEGELVYLDRGLVRELIKTIPSDFTYHARDPKKNVRLGGRHSIFVPMTGAPFLRDLDDVRRNPTLDDLAMFHKLSHMMPALHSSAHHIVEPYDHPISQRHLRITYSSMKHSDKTFMGMTTSPKNAEDVMDMCAILFGEEFMETHPVTTGNCNGNSPLVWDETMLGAMRAFCRRNQPVLCSPFVLGGANTPASVPATVAQLNAEALSALAYTQVIRKGAPAIYGHYLSTVSMKSGAPMAGTPEISLMNFMIGQMARYYGVPWRTSNTLGGAKTFDAQAGYESATTLQAVMHAGANYIWHSAGWNEAGMHCSTAKFIVDAEQCAMAYRMAEGPKWGDFDQALSAVPDVGPGGHYLGHPHTQENFQEAFFMPDMFDNNSIEQWVAEGSVEITERALNHARKLLSEYQEPTLDIAKNEELLDYIARREREIPAADELNQDY; encoded by the coding sequence ATGACCCAACTCGCCACTGCGCCGCGCGCCCGTTCGGGTGGCAGGCAAGCCCGCCGCGCCCTGCGCACGGCCCCGAAATTCGACATGCTGCCCGGCCTGACCGGCAAGATCCCTCTATGCGAGGTGATGGACGGGGCCCAGGTCGAGCGCATCGACAACGCGTCGATGGACATTCTGGAAAACGTGGGGGTCCAGTTCCGTGATCCCATTGCGTTGGAGGATTGGAAAAAGGCCGGGGCCAAGGTCGAAGGCGAGCTGGTGTATCTGGACCGCGGTTTGGTTCGCGAACTGATCAAAACGATCCCGTCGGACTTCACCTATCACGCGCGCGATCCAAAAAAGAATGTGCGCCTTGGCGGTCGGCATTCAATCTTTGTTCCGATGACAGGCGCGCCCTTCCTGCGCGATCTGGATGACGTGCGCCGCAACCCGACGCTGGATGATTTGGCGATGTTCCACAAGCTATCGCACATGATGCCTGCGCTGCATTCCTCGGCGCACCACATCGTGGAACCCTACGATCACCCGATCAGCCAGCGGCATTTGCGCATCACCTATTCGTCGATGAAGCATTCGGACAAGACGTTCATGGGCATGACCACCTCGCCCAAGAACGCCGAGGATGTGATGGACATGTGCGCGATCCTCTTTGGCGAAGAGTTCATGGAAACGCACCCCGTCACCACCGGCAACTGCAACGGCAACTCGCCGCTGGTGTGGGACGAAACCATGTTAGGGGCAATGCGGGCGTTTTGCCGTCGTAACCAGCCCGTGCTCTGCTCTCCCTTTGTCTTGGGCGGTGCCAACACGCCCGCCAGCGTTCCCGCCACAGTCGCGCAGTTGAACGCGGAGGCGTTGAGCGCGCTGGCCTACACCCAGGTGATCCGCAAGGGTGCACCGGCGATTTATGGTCACTACCTGTCGACCGTGTCGATGAAATCTGGCGCGCCAATGGCCGGCACGCCCGAGATTTCGCTGATGAACTTCATGATCGGCCAGATGGCGCGCTATTACGGTGTGCCATGGCGCACCTCGAACACGCTTGGTGGGGCCAAGACGTTCGATGCTCAGGCCGGGTATGAATCGGCGACGACGCTGCAAGCTGTCATGCATGCCGGCGCCAACTACATCTGGCACAGCGCGGGCTGGAACGAGGCCGGGATGCACTGCTCAACAGCCAAATTCATCGTCGACGCCGAACAATGCGCAATGGCCTATCGTATGGCCGAAGGTCCCAAATGGGGTGATTTCGATCAGGCTCTGTCAGCTGTTCCTGATGTGGGTCCGGGCGGTCATTATCTGGGGCATCCCCACACGCAAGAAAACTTCCAAGAAGCGTTCTTCATGCCTGATATGTTCGACAACAACTCGATCGAGCAATGGGTGGCCGAAGGCAGTGTCGAGATCACCGAACGCGCCCTGAACCACGCCCGCAAGCTGCTGTCTG